One window of the Epinephelus moara isolate mb chromosome 24, YSFRI_EMoa_1.0, whole genome shotgun sequence genome contains the following:
- the LOC126386231 gene encoding twinfilin-2-like isoform X1: protein MSHQTGINATSELKEFLARARGGAIRIMKIVIRNEELVLDSYREPVHSWDKDYDQFLLPLLTPQEPCYILYRLDSQNAQGYEWIFIAWSPDQSPVRQKMVYAATRATLKKEFGGGHIKDEIFGTVEDDLCFQGYLRHMSSSCSPAPLTAAEQELQRIKVTEDKVVWDERRRVGTPTARARVTMEFGLDKRAQTLQGLAFPLQEEAKRALQQLKQRRINYIQLRLDVEKETIELVHTKPTETRELPYRIPTDSPRYHFFIFKHSHQGQLQEALVFIYSMPGYTCSIKERMLYSSCKNRLLDEVERDYQLEVTKKMEIDNGDGLTEDFLYEEVHPMEHTLKQAFAKPRGPGGKRGNKRLIKGAGENGEES, encoded by the exons ATGTCACACCAAACTGGAATTAATG CAACATCCGAGCTGAAAGAGTTTCTGGCCCGAGCGAGAGGAGGTGCCATCAGAATAATGAAGATTGTCATCAGAAATG AGGAGCTGGTGTTAGATTCATACAGAGAGCCAGTACACAGCTGGGATAAGGATTACGATCAGTTCCTGCTTCCTCTGCTCACGCCTCAGGAGCCCTGCTACATCCTCTACCGTCTGGACTCCCAGAACGCACAGGGATACGAGTGGATCTTCATCGCCTGGTCACCTGACCAATCACCA GTGAGGCAGAAGATGGTGTATGCAGCGACCCGTGCCACACTGAAGAAAGAGTTTGGAGGAGGTCACATTAAAGATGAAATATTTGGCACAGTTGAA GACGACCTGTGCTTCCAGGGATACCTGCGACACATGTCCTCCAGCTGCTCCCCGGctccactcacagcagccgagCAGGAACTACAACGAATTAAAGTCACAGAG GACAAGGTTGTGTGG GATGAACGCAGACGGGTTGGGACTCCAACAGCACGAGCGAGG GTTACGATGGAGTTCGGCTTAGACAAAAGGGCACAAACACTTCAAGGTCTTGCATTCCCGTTACAAGAAGAGGCCAAACGAGCTCTGCAGCAACTCAAGCAGAGACGCATCAACTACATACAGCTG AGGCTGGATGTAGAGAAAGAGACCATTGAGCTGGTTCACACCAAACCGACAGAGACCCGTGAGCTTCCCTACAGGATTCCCACAGATTCACCCAGATACCACTTCTTTATCTTCAAACATTCCCACCAGGGTCAGCTGCAGGAGGCGCTGG TGTTCATATATTCGATGCCCGGCTACACCTGTAGTATCAAAGAACGGATGTTGTACTCCAGCTGTAAGAACAGACTACTGGACGAGGTGGAGAGAGACTACCAGCTGGAGGTCACCAAAAAG atggaGATAGACAATGGCGACGGCCTGACAGAAGACTTCCTGTACGAGGAGGTCCACCCAATGGAGCACACCTTAAAGCAGGCCTTTGCCAAGCCCCGCGGACCGGGAGGGAAGAGGGGCAACAAACGCCTCATCAAGGGTGCCGGGGAGAACGGGGAAGAAAGTTAG